The DNA segment CGTGGAGATCGAGGAGGCCGCGGACTACGCCGCCGGCGCCACGGTGATCCGCACGGGTGTGCGCGAGCGGCCGTTCGTCGTGGCCACGGTGCGCGAGTACCTGTACGCGAACGGGCTGGCGTTCGAGCGCTTCCTGCACCCGGTGCTGCGGGTGGACCGTGACGGCAACGGCAACGTCACCGGGATCGGTCCGGCCACGGAGGGCGGACCGCTCGAGTCGCTGATCTACGGCGAGGTCGTGCGTGTCGACGGCGAACTCAGCATCGACGAGATGCGCACCGCCATCGGGAGCAGCCTGCAGGATGCGGTCGCGGTCACGGACGATTTCGCGCCGATGCTGGCCACGCTGGACGAGGTCGTCGCATCGCTGGACGGCGTCGCGCAGCGCATGCCGGACCGCACGCTGGAGGTCGCGGAAGTCGGCGCGTTCCTGCACTGGCTGCGCGACAACTTCGTGTTCCTGGGCTACGACGCCTGGGGCCGGGTCGACCAGCCGGATGGCGCCCTCGGGAACGTCGACGGCGGCCGCGGCATCGGGCTGCTCCGCGACGACGTGCAGGCGCGTCGCGTGACGCCGATCCTGCCCGCGCGCGCCGCGCACGAGCGCTACCTGAGCAAGCTGAACGGCTCCGCGTCGGGCAGTTCACCGGCGAGGCGGTCGCGCAACGACCTCGCCCCTGCCGCACAGTCCGCACCGGCACAGTCCGCATCGGCGCAGTCCGCACCGGCACAGTCCGCACCGGCACAGTCCGCACCGGCACAGTCCGCATCGGCACAGTCCGCACCGGCACAGTCCGCATCGGCACAGCCCGCACCGGCGCAGTCCGCACCGCAGTCCCCACCGTCGCAGCCCGCCAGGCGCTGGCCGCCGCGCCTGCTCGTGATCACGCAGACGTCGGTGGAAGCGACGGTGCATCGTCGCACGCGCATGCACGCGATCTCGATCCGCGGCATCGAGGGCGACGAGATCGTCGGTGAGCGTCGCTTCCTGGGACTGTTCCGCTCGCGTGCGTACGCGGAGGAAGCGCAGCAGATCCCGATCCTGCGTCACAAGCTGCGGCTGCTGATCGAGCAGCAGGGCTGGCTGCCCGGCTCGCACGACCAGCGCGAGGCGGTGAAGATCTTCAACTCGATGCCGAAGGAGGAGCTGTTCTCGGCATCGGCGGTGGAGATTGCGGAAGAGATCAAGGCGATCCTCGCGCAGTACTACGCGCAGGAGGTCAAGGTCGCGCTGCGGCCAGACGCGGCAGGGGACGCGGTGTCCGTCATGATCATCATGCCCGCCGACCGCTACAGCGGCCGCGTGCGACGCGCGCTGCAGTCGGCGCTCGTGCGCGAGCTGGACGGCACGCTGCTGAACTACAACCTGGTGATGGGCGGCGGGGCGCAGGCGCGGCTGCACTTCCAGATCGCGGCGCCGGAGGAGCGGGTCGCCGCGGTGACCGCGTCGCAGCTCGATGTGCTGGTCCACGAGGTCGTGCAGACGTGGACGGAGCTGCTGCAGCGCCACCTCGCGCGTACGCACTCGACCGAGGAGGCGCAGCGCAAGGCGCTGCGCTGGGGCGCGGCCTTCAATGCGGAGTACCAGGCGTCCAGTGGACCCGAGGAGGCTGCGGCGGACCTGGGCGTGATCGAGGCGATGGAAGCGCGGGACCGTCGCCTGGACGTGCGGCTGTCGAACCGGCCGCTGATGGGCGAAGGCGAGACGGAGGGGTTCACGTGGCTGAACGTCTACGTGCGCGGCGACGGCCTCGTGCTCTCCGAGTTCATGCCGATCCTCGAGCATCTCGGTCTGCGCGTGCTTTCCATGCGCCCGTACGACGCGACGGACGAGCAGGGCGGCGCGCACATCTACACGTTCAGCGTGCAGGACCGGGAACAGCGTCGCCTGGACCTCGGCGCGCGTGCCGCACTCCTCAATGATGCGATCCTGGCCGTGGCTGCGGGCGATGCGGCGAGTGATGCACTGAACGCGCTCGTGCTCACGGCAGGGGTGCGCTGGCGGCAGGTGGACGTGCTGCGCGTGTACAGCGAGTACGCGTTCCAGTGCCAGATCGTGCCCGCTCGCCAGGCGCTGCCGCGCGTGCTGAACGCGTACCCGGAGTCCGCACGCCTGCTGGTCGAGCTGTTCCGCCAGAAGTTCGACCCCGCGGCTGCGACCAGCGTCGACGAGCGCACGAAGCGCATCGAGGAGGCACGCGAGCGCGTGCTCGCGTCGCTGGAAAGCGTGACGTCGCTCAACGACGACCGCGCACTGCGTCGCATGCTCACGCTGATCGATGCGACGGTCCGCACGAATTACTACGTGCACGGCGGTGACGTCCCGACGAAGCGCTCCGGCGGCGTGCCGTACATCTCGATCAAGATCCTGTCCGAGCTGCTGCAATCGCTGGTGCCGACGCGCCTGCGCGCGGAGGTGTGGGTGCAGTCGCCGAAGATGGCGGGCACGCACCTGCGCGCGGCCAAGGTCGCGCGTGGCGGACTGCGTCACAGCGATCGTCCCGACGACGTGCGCACCGAGGTCATGGGCCTCGTGCGCACGCAGGCGGTCAAGAACGCGGTGATCGTGCCCGCGGGCTCCAAGGGCGGCTTCGTCACGCCGAACCTTTCCGCGGAAACGAAGGACGTCGCGGCCGAGGTGCAGGAGCAGTACCGCACGTTCATCCGTGGCCTGCTCGACGTCACCGACAACCTGGTCGACAGCGCGGTCGTGCGCGCGCCGGGACTGGTCGTGCACGACGAGAACGATCCGTACCTCGTCGTCGCGGCGGACAAGGGCACCGCGAAGTTCTCCGACATCGCCAATGCGGTCGCCGCCGAGTACGACTTCTGGCTGGACGACGCGTTCGCGTCCGGCGGCTCCAACGGCTACAGCCACAAGGACGTCGGCATCACCGCGCGCGGCGCGTGGGAGTGTGTGCGTCGACACTTCCGCGAGATGGGCCGCGACACGCAGACCGAGCCGCTGACCGCGGTCGGCATCGGCGACATGAGCGGCGACGTCTTCGGCAACGGCATGCTGCGCTCGCGCCAGATCAGGCTGCTCGCGGCGTTCGATCACCGGCACATCTTCGTCGACCCGGATCCCGATCCGGAGGCGTCGTACGTCGAGCGCGAGCGGCTGTACAATCTGGGCCGCTCCAGCTGGGACGACTACGATCGCAATGTGCTGAGCGAGGGCGGCTTCGTCGTGTCGCGCGGGCAGAAACAGATCACGCTCACGCCGCAGGCGCGCACCGCGCTCGGCCTGCCCGATGACACCGACGTGCTCGACGGCGAGTCGCTGATACGCGCGATCCTGTCCGCGCCGGTCGACCTGCTCTGGAACGGCGGCATCGGCACGTACGTGAAGGCGCCGGAAGAGCGGCACGCGGATGTCGGTGACACGGCGAACGACGCCGTGCGCATCGACGCGACCGACCTGCGCTGCAAGGTGCTGGGCGAAGGCGGCAACCTGGGGCTGACGCAGCGGGCGCGCATCCGCTACGCGCTCGAAGGCGGTCGCTGCAACACGGACGCGATCGACAACTCGGGCGGTGTCGAGATGTCGGACCGCGAGGTCAACCTCAAGATCCTGCTGAACGCCGCAGTCGCGGAAGGCCGCATCGATCGCGACGGCCGCAACGCACTGCTGCACGAGCTGACCGACGCGGTGACGGAGAAGGTCCTGAACGACAACCGCTCGCAGAGTCTCGCGATCTCGCTGGACCTGCTGCGCGCTGGCGAAGGTTTCCAGGATTTCCAGGGCTTCATGACGTCCATGGAGCAGCGCGGCGTCTTCGACCGCGCGGCGGAAGCGCTGCCGACACTGGAAACGCTGGTCGAGCGGCAGGCGCGCGGACAGTCGCTCGCGCGTCCCGAGCTGTCCGTGCTGCTCGCGTACTCCAAGCTGTCGCTCAAGCAGGCGCTGCTCGACAGCAGTGCGCTGGATGATCCCGCGATGGCGCGCTACGTCGCGGAGTACTTCCCGCCGCATGCGGTCGAGGCGGCTGGCGACGGTCCCATGGCGAGTCACCGGCTGCGCCGCGAGATCATCGCGACGCTGCTGTGCAACGACATGGTCGACCTCATGGGCTCCGCGTTCGTGCACCGCGTCGCGCGCGACACCGGTCATGCGGAAAGCGACGTCGCCCGCGCCTGGTTCGCGGCGGCAAGCCTGGCCGGCGCGGACGAGCTGCGGCGCAGGCTCGCGGCGCTCGAGGGTGACGTGCAGAGCGGCGTCGTATACCGCTGGCTGCTCGGCCTGTCCCGCGTGCTCGAGCGCACCACGCGCTGGATCCTCACCAACGTCCCGGTCGGCACACCGATCGCCGAGGTGGTGGACCGCTACCTGGACGGGGTGACGACGCTGCGGCGCGATTTCCGATCGGTCGTCGTCGGCCACGAGCGCGACGTGTTCGAGCGGCTGACGCGCGAGGCGGGCGACCTGACACGCAGCGAGGACGTCGCCGCGTCGCTCATCACGCTGCGCTTTCTCGACCAGCTGCTCGGCATCGTCGAAGTCGCGCACGAGACGGGCGCCGATCCGCTGCGGACAGGGCGCGCGTTCTACCTGCTGTCCGACACGCTGGAGCTCGGCTGGCTGCGCGACGCGATCCGCGACGCCGCCGGCAACGACGGCTGGGAGCAGCGTGCGGCGCATCTTCTCGACGACGACGTCCGCGGCGTGCATCGTCGCCTGACGGCGAGCGCCATCGGCAGCGCGGGCGCGAACGGCGACGTCGCATCCGTGGTCAACGACCTGATCGCGAAGAACGCGCGCGAGCTGGCAGGCTACCGTGCGATCAGTGCGGAATTGAAGGGCGAGGAGCGGCCGACGCTGGCGGCGCTGATCACGGCGGTCAGGGAGATGGAGGGAGTCGGCAGCGCGGGCTGAGCCGACATGGACCGGGCGCCTGTGGGTGCCCGGTCAACGCTGTGCGCCGACCTCTCGATCTGGCCTCCGAAATGCGTCGGAGCGCTCCCGACGCCTTCATGGGCTGCACCCCGAGCGGGGGACTCGCGGAGGCTCGGCAGCCCGCTCCCTCGGCTCGCCCACCATCCAGCTGCAACGGGAGGACACGATGAGACGCTCATCCACTCCGGTTGTTGTCCTTGCCGTCACCGCCCTCTCCGTGCTGGCCGCCTGCGACGCGCCCGGCGATGTCACGTCACCGGAGCTGCCGCCGCAGGCGGTCTTCGCACGTTTCGCCCTCGCACTCGAGCTGCCGGCGCCCGGTGACTTCGTGTATCCAATCGCGGCGGACGATGCCAACCCGTACTTCCCGCTGATCGTGGGAACCGTCTGGACATACGAGGCCGAAGCCGACGAGGGGCTGGAACGGACGATCGACACCGTCACCGGCGACACGCGCACGATCGCGGGGATCACGGCGACGGTCCTGCGTGACGAGGTCTACCTCGACGGCGATCTGGTCGAGCTCACCTTCGACTGGTTCGGGCAGGACCGGTGGGGCAACGTCTGGTACCTGGGCGAGGCGTCGTGCGAGTACGAGCCGGGCGAGTACACCCGCGATTTCGATCCGGACGTGGCGGGCGACTGCGAGGCGTCGGGCGGCGACCCGGCAGGATCGTGGGAGGCCGGTGCGGATATCCTGGGCATCGGTTCGGTGGCCGAAGCCGGGATCATCATGTGGGCGGACCCCCTCGCCAGGAAGGGCAAGACCTACCGGCAGGAGTTCTATGAGGGCGAGGCCGAGGACATGGCGAAGGTGCTGCACGGCGGCCTGACGGTCACGACCGCGGCCGGCACGTACACCGACTGCATCGAGACGATGGACTTCACGCCGCTCGAACCGGGCGCGCGCGAGCACAAGTTCTACTGCGCAGGCGTCGGCATGGTGCTGGAAGAGCAGCCGAAGAACGGGCTGGTGCGCAAT comes from the Longimicrobiales bacterium genome and includes:
- a CDS encoding NAD-glutamate dehydrogenase domain-containing protein; amino-acid sequence: LFLAGAPPEFLRDRSARDIAELVAGSFRHLQRSRPDRVDVEIEEAADYAAGATVIRTGVRERPFVVATVREYLYANGLAFERFLHPVLRVDRDGNGNVTGIGPATEGGPLESLIYGEVVRVDGELSIDEMRTAIGSSLQDAVAVTDDFAPMLATLDEVVASLDGVAQRMPDRTLEVAEVGAFLHWLRDNFVFLGYDAWGRVDQPDGALGNVDGGRGIGLLRDDVQARRVTPILPARAAHERYLSKLNGSASGSSPARRSRNDLAPAAQSAPAQSASAQSAPAQSAPAQSAPAQSASAQSAPAQSASAQPAPAQSAPQSPPSQPARRWPPRLLVITQTSVEATVHRRTRMHAISIRGIEGDEIVGERRFLGLFRSRAYAEEAQQIPILRHKLRLLIEQQGWLPGSHDQREAVKIFNSMPKEELFSASAVEIAEEIKAILAQYYAQEVKVALRPDAAGDAVSVMIIMPADRYSGRVRRALQSALVRELDGTLLNYNLVMGGGAQARLHFQIAAPEERVAAVTASQLDVLVHEVVQTWTELLQRHLARTHSTEEAQRKALRWGAAFNAEYQASSGPEEAAADLGVIEAMEARDRRLDVRLSNRPLMGEGETEGFTWLNVYVRGDGLVLSEFMPILEHLGLRVLSMRPYDATDEQGGAHIYTFSVQDREQRRLDLGARAALLNDAILAVAAGDAASDALNALVLTAGVRWRQVDVLRVYSEYAFQCQIVPARQALPRVLNAYPESARLLVELFRQKFDPAAATSVDERTKRIEEARERVLASLESVTSLNDDRALRRMLTLIDATVRTNYYVHGGDVPTKRSGGVPYISIKILSELLQSLVPTRLRAEVWVQSPKMAGTHLRAAKVARGGLRHSDRPDDVRTEVMGLVRTQAVKNAVIVPAGSKGGFVTPNLSAETKDVAAEVQEQYRTFIRGLLDVTDNLVDSAVVRAPGLVVHDENDPYLVVAADKGTAKFSDIANAVAAEYDFWLDDAFASGGSNGYSHKDVGITARGAWECVRRHFREMGRDTQTEPLTAVGIGDMSGDVFGNGMLRSRQIRLLAAFDHRHIFVDPDPDPEASYVERERLYNLGRSSWDDYDRNVLSEGGFVVSRGQKQITLTPQARTALGLPDDTDVLDGESLIRAILSAPVDLLWNGGIGTYVKAPEERHADVGDTANDAVRIDATDLRCKVLGEGGNLGLTQRARIRYALEGGRCNTDAIDNSGGVEMSDREVNLKILLNAAVAEGRIDRDGRNALLHELTDAVTEKVLNDNRSQSLAISLDLLRAGEGFQDFQGFMTSMEQRGVFDRAAEALPTLETLVERQARGQSLARPELSVLLAYSKLSLKQALLDSSALDDPAMARYVAEYFPPHAVEAAGDGPMASHRLRREIIATLLCNDMVDLMGSAFVHRVARDTGHAESDVARAWFAAASLAGADELRRRLAALEGDVQSGVVYRWLLGLSRVLERTTRWILTNVPVGTPIAEVVDRYLDGVTTLRRDFRSVVVGHERDVFERLTREAGDLTRSEDVAASLITLRFLDQLLGIVEVAHETGADPLRTGRAFYLLSDTLELGWLRDAIRDAAGNDGWEQRAAHLLDDDVRGVHRRLTASAIGSAGANGDVASVVNDLIAKNARELAGYRAISAELKGEERPTLAALITAVREMEGVGSAG